The Dryobates pubescens isolate bDryPub1 chromosome 41, bDryPub1.pri, whole genome shotgun sequence genome includes a region encoding these proteins:
- the LOC128899238 gene encoding scale keratin-like produces the protein MSCYDLCPPKADLCQPKTSVAVPQPIAESCNELCARQCPDSTAFIQPPPVVVTFPGPILSSFPQQAVVGSSGAPAFGGSLGLGGLYGAGATQGSGGLCTFGRPYAAPACSPCLLPRYSRKLWDTCGPC, from the coding sequence ATGTCCTGCTACGACCTGTGCCCACCCAAGGCCGACCTCTGCCAACCCAAAACCAGCGTGGCCGTGCCCCAGCCCATCGCTGAGAGCTGCAACGAGCTGTGTGCCCGCCAGTGCCCCGACTCCACGGCCTTCATCCAGCCGCCCCCTGTCGTCGTCACCTTCCCCggccccatcctcagctccttcccccagcaagCCGTGGTGGGCTCCTCCGGAGCCCCTGCCTTtgggggctccctggggctggggggcctcTACGGCGCCGGCGCCACCCAGGGCTCGGGGGGGCTCTGCACCTTTGGCAGACCCTacgctgctcctgcctgcagcccttgcctgcTGCCTCGCTACAGCAGGAAGCTCTGGGACACCTGCGGGCCCTGctag
- the LOC128899231 gene encoding scale keratin-like, with product MSCYDLCPPKADLCPPRTSVAVPQPIAESCNELCARQCPDSTAFIQPPPVVVTFPGPILSSFPQQAVVGSSGAPAFGGSLGLGGLYGAGATQGSGGLCTFGRPYAAPACSPCLLPRYSRKLWDTCGPC from the coding sequence ATGTCCTGCTACGACCTGTGCCCACCCAAGGCCGACCTGTGCCCACCCAGAACCAGCGTGGCCGTGCCCCAGCCCATCGCTGAGAGCTGCAACGAGCTGTGTGCCCGCCAGTGCCCCGACTCCACGGCCTTCATCCAGCCGCCCCCTGTCGTCGTCACCTTCCCCggccccatcctcagctccttcccccagcaagCCGTGGTGGGCTCCTCCGGAGCCCCTGCCTTtgggggctccctggggctggggggcctcTACGGCGCCGGCGCCACCCAGGGCTCGGGGGGGCTCTGCACCTTTGGCAGACCCTacgctgctcctgcctgcagcccttgcctgcTGCCTCGCTACAGCAGGAAGCTCTGGGACACCTGCGGGCCCTGCTAG
- the LOC104307887 gene encoding scale keratin produces the protein MSCYDLCPPKADLCPPRTSVAVPQPIAESCNELCARQCPDSTAFIQPPPVVVTFPGPILSSFPQQAVVGSSGAPAFGGSLGLGGLYGAGATQGSGGLCTFGRPYAAPACSPCLLPRYSRKLWDTCGPC, from the coding sequence ATGTCCTGCTACGACCTGTGCCCACCCAAGGCCGACCTGTGCCCACCCAGAACCAGCGTGGCCGTGCCCCAGCCCATCGCTGAGAGCTGCAACGAGCTGTGTGCCCGCCAGTGCCCCGACTCCACGGCCTTCATCCAGCCGCCCCCTGTCGTCGTCACCTTCCCCggccccatcctcagctccttcccccagcaagCCGTGGTGGGCTCCTCCGGAGCCCCTGCCTTtgggggctccctggggctggggggcctcTACGGCGCCGGCGCCACCCAGGGCTCGGGGGGGCTCTGCACCTTTGGCAGACCCTacgctgctcctgcctgcagcccttgcctgcTGCCTCGCTACAGCAGGAAGCTCTGGGACACCTGCGGGCCCTGctag
- the LOC128899229 gene encoding scale keratin-like, which yields MSCYDLCPPKATVCPPKTSVAVPQPIAESCNELCARQCPDSTAFIQPPPVVVTFPGPILSSFPQQAVVGSSGAPAFGGSLGLGGLYGAGATQGSGGLCTFGRPYAAPACSPCLLPRYSRKLWDTCGPC from the coding sequence ATGTCCTGCTACGACCTGTGCCCACCCAAGGCCACCGTGTGCCCACCCAAAACCAGCGTGGCCGTGCCCCAGCCCATCGCTGAGAGCTGCAACGAGCTGTGTGCCCGCCAGTGCCCCGACTCCACGGCCTTCATCCAGCCGCCCCCTGTCGTCGTCACCTTCCCCggccccatcctcagctccttcccccagcaagCCGTGGTGGGCTCCTCCGGAGCCCCTGCCTTtgggggctccctggggctggggggcctcTACGGCGCCGGCGCCACCCAGGGCTCGGGGGGGCTCTGCACCTTTGGCAGACCCTacgctgctcctgcctgcagcccttgcctgcTGCCTCGCTACAGCAGGAAGCTCTGGGACACCTGCGGGCCCTGctag
- the LOC128899240 gene encoding scale keratin-like, which produces MSCYDLCPPKATVCPPKTSVAVPQPIAESCNELCAHQCPDSTAFIQPPPVVVTFPGPILSSFPQQAVVGSSGAPAFGGSLGLGGLYGAGATQGSGGLCTFGRPYAAPACSPCLLPRYSRKLWDTCGPC; this is translated from the coding sequence ATGTCCTGCTACGACCTGTGCCCACCCAAGGCCACCGTGTGCCCACCCAAAACCAGCGTGGCCGTGCCCCAGCCCATCGCTGAGAGCTGCAACGAGCTGTGTGCCCACCAGTGCCCCGACTCCACGGCCTTCATCCAGCCGCCCCCTGTCGTCGTCACCTTCCCCggccccatcctcagctccttcccccagcaagCCGTGGTGGGCTCCTCCGGAGCCCCTGCCTTtgggggctccctggggctggggggcctcTACGGCGCCGGCGCCACCCAGGGCTCGGGGGGGCTCTGCACCTTTGGCAGACCCTacgctgctcctgcctgcagcccttgcctgcTGCCTCGCTACAGCAGGAAGCTCTGGGACACCTGCGGGCCCTGCTAG
- the LOC128899239 gene encoding scale keratin-like, which produces MSCYDLCPPKATVCPPKTSVAVPQPIAESCNELCARQCPDSTAFIQPPPVVVTFPGPILSSFPQQAVVGSSGAPAFGGSLGLGGLYGAGATQGSGGLCTFGRPYAAPACSPCLLPRYSRKLWDTCGPC; this is translated from the coding sequence ATGTCCTGCTACGACCTGTGCCCACCCAAGGCCACCGTGTGCCCACCCAAAACCAGCGTGGCCGTGCCCCAGCCCATCGCTGAGAGCTGCAACGAGCTGTGTGCCCGCCAGTGCCCCGACTCCACAGCCTTCATCCAGCCGCCCCCTGTCGTCGTCACCTTCCCCggccccatcctcagctccttcccccagcaagCCGTGGTGGGCTCCTCCGGAGCCCCTGCCTTtgggggctccctggggctggggggcctcTACGGCGCCGGCGCCACCCAGGGCTCGGGGGGGCTCTGCACCTTTGGCAGACCCTacgctgctcctgcctgcagcccttgcctgcTGCCTCGCTACAGCAGGAAGCTCTGGGACACCTGCGGGCCCTGCTAG
- the LOC128899241 gene encoding LOW QUALITY PROTEIN: scale keratin-like (The sequence of the model RefSeq protein was modified relative to this genomic sequence to represent the inferred CDS: deleted 1 base in 1 codon), whose translation MSCYDLCPPKATVCPPKTSVAVPQPIAESCNKLCARQCPDSTAFIQPPPVVVTFPGPILSSFPQQAVVGSSGAPAFGGSLGLGGLYGAGATQGSGGLCTFGRPYAAPACSPCLLPRYSRKLWDTCGPC comes from the exons ATGTCCTGCTACGACCTGTGCCCACCCAAGGCCACCGTGTGCCCACCCAAAACCAGCGTGGCCGTGCCCCAGCCCATCGCTGAGAGCTGCAACAAGCTGTGTGCCCGCCAGTGCCCCGACTCCACGGCCTTCATCCAGCCGCCCCCTGTCGTTGTCACCTTCCCCggccccatcctcagctccttcccccagcaagCCGTGGTGGGCTCCTCCGGAGCCCCTGCCTTtgggggctccctggggctg gggggcctCTACGGCGCCGGCGCCACCCAGGGCTCGGGGGGGCTCTGCACCTTTGGCAGACCCTacgctgctcctgcctgcagcccttgcctgcTGCCTCGCTACAGCAGGAAGCTCTGGGACACCTGCGGGCCCTGCTag